The Listeria sp. PSOL-1 genome includes a region encoding these proteins:
- the xseA gene encoding exodeoxyribonuclease VII large subunit yields the protein MLQEKYLTVDALTKYIEKKFDVDPYLRKVYVKGEISNLKQPASGHLYFTLKDESAMLRSVMFLKAATKLAFQPEDGMNVLISGRVGVFMKAGRYQFYAEEMEPDGVGALYVRFEQLKVQLEKEGLFLEQHKKKIPSFPSKIAVVTSATGAAVRDILTTAKRRMPSVEVIVYPTMVQGEKAALAIAQNIARINKRSDIDVIIVGRGGGSLEELWAFNEEEVVRTIYDSDIPVISAVGHETDFSLADFVADIRAATPTAAAELAVPDYRDLENRLVEQKYRLHVLTKRMIEQNDVIFTRFKDRLLQNDPKRYIEQQQEKTDYFAERLENAYSRFILLKKSEFERLKHRFERLTLKQEVLLFKNRLAILENNLKSSVTTVFQNRKSCFLRQVEALEYLSPLALLKRGYSMTEKDGAMVKSVADITVHDEVEVTLYDGKFQAKVLQKEES from the coding sequence ATTTTGCAAGAAAAGTATTTAACCGTTGATGCCTTAACAAAATATATTGAGAAAAAATTTGATGTCGATCCATATTTACGTAAAGTCTATGTTAAAGGTGAAATTTCAAATTTGAAACAGCCAGCAAGTGGACATCTTTATTTCACGTTAAAAGATGAATCAGCTATGCTTCGTTCTGTTATGTTTTTAAAAGCAGCGACTAAATTAGCCTTTCAGCCAGAAGATGGAATGAATGTGTTGATTTCTGGGCGGGTCGGCGTTTTTATGAAAGCTGGTAGATACCAGTTTTATGCTGAAGAAATGGAGCCAGATGGCGTTGGTGCTCTTTATGTTCGCTTCGAACAGCTAAAAGTACAACTTGAAAAAGAGGGGCTTTTTTTAGAACAACATAAGAAAAAAATTCCTTCTTTTCCGTCAAAGATTGCGGTTGTAACAAGTGCGACGGGTGCAGCGGTACGAGATATTTTAACGACAGCTAAAAGACGTATGCCAAGCGTGGAAGTCATTGTTTACCCAACAATGGTGCAAGGAGAAAAAGCGGCACTAGCGATTGCGCAAAATATTGCACGTATTAATAAGCGAAGCGATATTGATGTGATCATTGTCGGGCGTGGCGGTGGCTCACTTGAAGAGTTATGGGCTTTTAATGAAGAAGAAGTTGTACGAACTATTTATGATTCCGATATCCCGGTTATTTCTGCTGTTGGACATGAAACAGATTTCTCATTAGCTGATTTTGTTGCTGATATTCGAGCTGCTACGCCTACTGCTGCCGCTGAGCTTGCTGTTCCTGACTATCGCGATCTGGAAAATCGGCTTGTCGAACAGAAATATCGATTGCATGTTCTTACAAAACGAATGATCGAGCAAAATGATGTTATTTTTACAAGATTTAAAGATCGGTTATTACAAAATGATCCCAAACGTTATATCGAGCAACAACAAGAAAAGACAGATTATTTTGCGGAGCGCTTGGAAAATGCATATTCACGTTTTATTTTGCTTAAAAAAAGTGAATTTGAAAGATTGAAACATCGTTTTGAACGTTTAACGCTAAAACAAGAGGTTCTCCTTTTTAAAAACCGCTTAGCGATTTTAGAAAACAACTTGAAAAGCAGTGTAACTACTGTGTTCCAAAATCGAAAAAGTTGTTTTTTAAGACAAGTTGAGGCGCTAGAATATTTAAGTCCACTTGCGCTTTTAAAAAGAGGTTATAGCATGACGGAAAAAGATGGTGCAATGGTTAAATCGGTTGCTGATATTACTGTTCATGATGAAGTTGAGGTAACGCTTTATGATGGTAAGTTTCAGGCGAAGGTACTGCAGAAGGAGGAATCATAA
- the dxs gene encoding 1-deoxy-D-xylulose-5-phosphate synthase, giving the protein MDLLQIKDPLFLKQLTIPEMEQLANEIRQFLINSTSVTGGHIGPNLGVVELTIALHHTFTSPKDKFIWDVGHQSYVHKILTGRAGQFDTLRQQDGLDGFPKMKESIHDVFETGHSSTSLSAASGMAIARDIKQENYHVIPIIGDGALTGGMALEALNHIGDMKKDVIVILNDNNMSIAPNVGAMHNMLGKLRTSQNFKRAKKDVERAMKKIPTAGNAIANIAERIKDSIKYLLVQGTFFEELGFTYLGPVDGHNYHDLITNFELAKKAKGPTLIHVVTKKGKGYKPAETDKSGVWHGTGPYKVETGAFIKPRSVAPAWSEVISTGLLELAKKDKRIVAITPAMPVGSKLEKFAETFPDRFFDVGIAEQHAVTMAGGIAAEGLKPFLAIYSTFLQRGYDQMVHDICRQKLNVMLGIDRSGLVGGDGETHQGIFDIAFLRSIPNIVITMPKDENEALHLLQTAYEFDGPFALRYPRGNGLGVPIDQEKVALPIGSWETLLEPSDAVILTFGPTIQVALAAANELKKKGLKVGVVNARFIKPLDQAMLHGLFKRQIPILTMEEALLAGGFGSAILEFAEMNMYDTELVHRTGLPDEFIPHGDVKVLLAKHGISSEAVQLKLLEMLRHFGKLGEKLL; this is encoded by the coding sequence TTGGATCTTTTACAAATTAAGGATCCGCTCTTCTTAAAGCAGCTGACGATTCCCGAAATGGAGCAATTAGCAAATGAAATTCGTCAGTTTCTTATAAATTCAACATCCGTTACTGGTGGACATATTGGACCTAATTTAGGTGTCGTTGAACTGACGATTGCTTTGCATCATACTTTTACAAGTCCAAAAGATAAGTTTATTTGGGATGTTGGTCATCAGTCTTATGTGCATAAGATTTTAACAGGAAGAGCAGGACAGTTTGATACACTTAGACAACAAGATGGATTAGATGGTTTTCCAAAGATGAAAGAATCGATCCACGATGTTTTTGAAACTGGACATAGCTCTACTTCTTTATCTGCTGCTTCAGGAATGGCCATTGCGCGTGATATTAAGCAAGAAAATTATCATGTCATTCCAATTATTGGAGACGGGGCACTTACTGGAGGCATGGCGCTTGAAGCACTTAATCATATTGGAGACATGAAAAAAGATGTGATTGTGATCTTAAATGATAACAATATGTCTATTGCGCCAAACGTTGGCGCAATGCACAATATGCTAGGTAAGTTAAGAACATCACAAAATTTTAAGCGAGCTAAAAAAGATGTTGAGCGCGCGATGAAAAAAATCCCTACAGCTGGTAACGCGATTGCTAATATAGCAGAGCGTATTAAAGATAGTATTAAGTATTTACTTGTACAAGGCACTTTTTTTGAAGAATTAGGTTTTACTTACCTTGGTCCTGTTGATGGACACAATTACCATGATTTAATTACAAACTTCGAGCTTGCTAAAAAAGCAAAAGGCCCAACGCTTATTCATGTTGTCACAAAAAAAGGCAAGGGTTATAAACCAGCTGAGACAGATAAAAGCGGCGTTTGGCATGGCACTGGACCCTACAAAGTAGAGACAGGTGCTTTTATTAAACCAAGAAGCGTTGCACCTGCTTGGAGTGAAGTGATTAGTACAGGTTTACTTGAACTTGCTAAAAAAGATAAACGTATTGTCGCGATTACCCCAGCTATGCCTGTCGGGTCTAAATTAGAAAAGTTTGCAGAAACATTTCCCGATCGCTTTTTCGATGTGGGAATTGCAGAGCAACATGCTGTGACAATGGCTGGCGGAATTGCAGCAGAAGGATTAAAGCCATTTCTAGCGATTTATTCGACTTTTTTACAACGTGGATACGATCAAATGGTACATGATATTTGTCGCCAGAAATTAAATGTGATGCTTGGCATTGATCGTTCTGGACTTGTTGGCGGTGATGGTGAGACACATCAAGGCATTTTTGATATTGCTTTTTTACGTAGTATACCTAATATCGTGATCACGATGCCAAAAGATGAAAATGAAGCCCTTCATTTGCTTCAAACAGCTTATGAATTTGATGGCCCATTTGCGCTCCGCTACCCGCGAGGAAATGGGTTAGGCGTACCAATCGATCAAGAAAAAGTTGCTCTTCCAATAGGTAGTTGGGAAACACTGCTTGAGCCATCAGATGCTGTTATTCTTACTTTTGGACCAACCATTCAGGTCGCATTAGCTGCTGCAAATGAACTGAAGAAAAAGGGCCTTAAAGTTGGTGTGGTTAATGCACGCTTTATTAAACCGCTTGATCAAGCAATGCTACATGGTTTATTTAAACGACAAATCCCAATTTTGACAATGGAAGAAGCGCTTCTTGCAGGAGGTTTTGGTTCTGCGATTTTAGAATTTGCTGAGATGAATATGTATGATACTGAACTGGTTCATCGTACTGGACTACCTGATGAATTCATTCCACATGGTGATGTGAAAGTTTTACTTGCAAAACATGGAATTTCAAGCGAAGCCGTTCAGTTAAAACTACTGGAAATGCTAAGACATTTTGGAAAGCTTGGGGAAAAGTTGTTATGA
- the accC gene encoding acetyl-CoA carboxylase biotin carboxylase subunit → MIKKVLIAGRGEIAVRIIRAAKELDIETVAIYSEADRDALHIQLADEAYCVGPAQSKESYLNMSNIMSVALLTNCDAVHPGYGFLSENADFADLCADCNITFIGPSAEAISQMGTKDVARETMRKAGVPVVPGSQGIIHNAEEAKKIAKKIGYPVIIKATAGGGGKGIRIAEDEEKLVSGIKTTQQEAEAAFGDPGVYLEKYIEDFRHVEIQVLADNHGNIIHLGERDCTVQRRLQKLIEESPSPAIDEKMRQKMGKAAVKAAKAVNYSGAGTIEFIYEPQGKIFYFMEMNTRIQVEHPVTELVTGVDLVKQQFLVASGKELEIKQTDISLKGWAMECRINAEDPSKNFMPAPGEIKFYLPPGGNGVRVDSAAYPNYKIPPFYDSMIAKLICYADSREEVIKKMKRALEEFAIDGIPSTVPFHIRVLENDKFISGDFNTKFLEQNDVMKKA, encoded by the coding sequence ATGATAAAAAAAGTCTTAATTGCTGGTCGCGGTGAAATTGCCGTCCGTATTATTCGCGCAGCTAAAGAGCTCGATATTGAAACAGTGGCAATCTATTCTGAAGCAGATCGTGATGCACTACATATTCAACTTGCAGATGAAGCTTATTGCGTGGGACCCGCCCAGTCAAAAGAAAGTTATCTTAATATGTCAAATATCATGAGTGTTGCTCTTTTGACAAATTGTGATGCTGTCCACCCTGGTTATGGCTTCTTATCTGAAAACGCTGACTTTGCGGATCTTTGTGCTGATTGTAATATTACTTTTATTGGTCCAAGCGCGGAAGCTATTTCACAAATGGGCACAAAGGATGTTGCTCGCGAAACAATGCGAAAAGCAGGAGTGCCAGTTGTGCCTGGATCGCAAGGCATTATTCATAATGCCGAAGAAGCTAAAAAAATTGCTAAAAAAATTGGTTATCCTGTGATTATCAAGGCAACAGCTGGTGGCGGTGGAAAAGGGATTCGCATTGCTGAAGATGAAGAAAAACTTGTATCAGGGATTAAAACAACACAACAAGAAGCAGAAGCAGCGTTTGGTGACCCAGGTGTTTACCTTGAAAAATACATCGAAGACTTCCGCCATGTCGAAATTCAAGTTTTAGCCGACAATCATGGAAATATTATTCATTTAGGCGAGCGTGATTGTACTGTACAGCGTCGTTTGCAAAAACTCATTGAAGAAAGTCCATCACCTGCTATTGATGAAAAAATGCGCCAAAAAATGGGTAAAGCCGCTGTAAAAGCCGCTAAAGCAGTTAATTATTCTGGAGCGGGGACGATTGAATTTATCTATGAGCCGCAAGGGAAAATATTTTATTTTATGGAAATGAATACACGTATTCAAGTGGAGCACCCTGTAACTGAATTAGTCACTGGCGTTGATTTAGTGAAACAACAATTTTTAGTAGCTTCTGGTAAGGAACTTGAAATAAAGCAAACAGACATCAGTTTAAAAGGTTGGGCGATGGAATGTCGGATCAACGCTGAGGATCCTTCAAAGAACTTTATGCCAGCACCAGGTGAAATTAAATTTTATCTGCCTCCGGGTGGAAACGGAGTACGGGTGGATTCTGCTGCTTATCCAAATTATAAAATACCACCATTTTATGATTCAATGATCGCAAAATTAATTTGTTACGCTGATTCACGTGAAGAAGTCATTAAAAAAATGAAACGTGCACTCGAGGAATTTGCCATTGATGGTATTCCGTCAACGGTTCCTTTTCATATTCGTGTGCTTGAAAATGATAAGTTTATATCTGGTGATTTTAATACAAAGTTTCTTGAACAAAACGATGTAATGAAAAAAGCTTGA
- a CDS encoding Asp23/Gls24 family envelope stress response protein, whose translation MAYTNNLRNKEVTLGKIEVAPEVIGVIAGLATCEVDNVAAMQGGFASEVRERLGGTTNYRKGVKIVLEENGITIDVYCTVFFGAIIPLVAESIQTAVRDTILSMTGLSVLEVNVHIVGVQFDKAENVSLEDFPL comes from the coding sequence ATGGCATACACAAACAATCTGCGAAATAAAGAAGTTACACTAGGAAAAATCGAGGTTGCACCTGAAGTAATCGGTGTTATTGCAGGATTGGCCACTTGTGAAGTAGATAATGTGGCAGCAATGCAAGGAGGATTTGCTAGTGAAGTACGCGAACGCCTTGGAGGAACAACAAATTATCGCAAAGGCGTTAAAATTGTTTTAGAAGAGAATGGGATCACAATTGATGTCTACTGTACGGTGTTTTTTGGAGCGATTATTCCACTTGTGGCTGAATCCATTCAAACAGCAGTAAGAGATACGATCCTTAGCATGACAGGGCTTTCTGTTCTTGAAGTCAATGTTCATATCGTTGGTGTGCAGTTTGATAAAGCAGAAAACGTATCACTAGAAGACTTTCCACTTTAA
- the nusB gene encoding transcription antitermination factor NusB, translated as MKRREAREKALQALFQMELNQMSEDQAIRNVLAGETEDYVERLVYGVTEHKEELDQRISEQLDHWRISRLNKVDLSILRVGAFEMLFIEEVPDRVSLNESIEIAKIYSDEKASKFINGVLASIAQED; from the coding sequence ATGAAAAGAAGAGAAGCGCGGGAAAAAGCACTTCAGGCATTATTTCAAATGGAACTCAACCAGATGAGTGAAGATCAAGCGATTAGAAATGTGTTAGCTGGTGAGACGGAAGACTATGTAGAAAGATTAGTTTACGGCGTGACCGAGCATAAAGAAGAGCTAGATCAAAGAATTTCAGAGCAGCTTGACCACTGGAGAATTAGTCGTTTGAATAAAGTCGATTTATCAATTTTACGTGTGGGAGCGTTTGAAATGCTGTTTATTGAAGAAGTGCCTGATCGCGTGAGTTTAAATGAATCAATTGAAATCGCAAAAATATATAGTGATGAAAAGGCTAGTAAATTTATCAATGGTGTGCTCGCTAGTATTGCGCAAGAAGATTAA
- the ahrC gene encoding transcriptional regulator AhrC/ArgR, which translates to MNKGHRHIIIRELVTSNEIETQEELVEHLKERDVKVTQATISRDIKELHLVKVPTQNGIYKYSLPADNKFNPVQKLRRALVDCFISIDHVHFILILKVMPGNGNAIGALLDNITWKGKVGTLCGDDTCLIICRSEADAKEVAENLVEML; encoded by the coding sequence ATGAATAAAGGGCATCGCCATATCATTATTCGAGAGCTAGTGACATCGAATGAAATTGAAACACAAGAAGAGCTTGTTGAACATCTAAAAGAGCGGGATGTAAAAGTAACACAAGCCACGATTTCAAGAGATATTAAAGAACTCCACCTTGTTAAAGTACCAACACAAAATGGCATCTATAAATACAGTTTACCTGCAGATAATAAGTTTAACCCAGTGCAAAAATTAAGGCGAGCGCTTGTGGATTGCTTTATCAGTATTGATCATGTTCACTTCATTTTAATATTAAAAGTCATGCCTGGTAATGGTAATGCGATTGGGGCTCTTCTTGATAATATCACTTGGAAAGGAAAAGTCGGGACATTATGTGGCGATGATACGTGTTTGATTATTTGTCGAAGTGAGGCCGATGCGAAAGAAGTAGCAGAAAATCTTGTTGAGATGCTATAA
- a CDS encoding polyprenyl synthetase family protein: MSQLDQFFTECKNKIDEALLMKVDRQIEPRLKEAMIYSLQAGGKRIRPLLLFATIKTLGGDLEQGLNTALALEMIHTYSLIHDDLPAMDNDDYRRGKLTNHKMYGDATAILAGDALLTLAFTILSEDQTISDAKKVALSKLISDSAGPLGMVSGQQADILAEGKDLTLLELQSIHHRKTGLLLFAAVTAGAIISDASKKEQQQLAIFADHIGVAFQICDDILDVTGDEEKLGKKTGADSALHKSTYPELLTLNGAQKALFKHYNQSIEALSELGREAPLLTELASWIVKRDN, translated from the coding sequence GTGTCGCAGCTAGATCAATTTTTCACGGAATGCAAAAATAAAATAGATGAAGCGTTGTTAATGAAAGTAGACCGTCAAATCGAACCGCGTTTAAAAGAAGCAATGATTTATTCTTTGCAGGCCGGTGGAAAGCGAATTAGGCCACTTCTTCTTTTTGCTACAATCAAAACATTAGGTGGGGATTTGGAACAGGGATTAAACACTGCTTTAGCACTTGAGATGATCCACACATATAGCCTTATTCATGATGATTTACCTGCAATGGACAACGATGATTATAGGCGAGGAAAGCTAACGAACCACAAAATGTATGGTGATGCAACAGCCATTTTAGCAGGCGACGCTTTACTTACACTCGCTTTTACAATTCTTAGTGAGGATCAAACAATCAGTGATGCAAAGAAAGTAGCTTTGTCCAAACTTATTTCTGACAGTGCGGGGCCTCTTGGTATGGTTTCTGGACAACAAGCAGATATTCTTGCTGAAGGGAAAGATTTAACGCTATTGGAACTCCAGTCAATTCATCACCGAAAAACAGGTCTTCTCCTTTTTGCCGCGGTGACCGCTGGGGCGATTATTTCTGATGCGAGTAAAAAAGAGCAACAACAACTTGCCATTTTTGCCGACCATATCGGGGTCGCTTTTCAAATTTGTGATGATATTTTAGATGTCACTGGTGATGAGGAAAAACTCGGAAAAAAAACAGGTGCGGATTCTGCACTTCATAAAAGCACTTATCCTGAATTGTTGACTTTAAATGGTGCGCAAAAAGCCCTGTTCAAACATTATAATCAAAGTATAGAGGCACTCAGCGAATTAGGAAGGGAAGCACCACTTTTAACTGAACTGGCAAGCTGGATTGTTAAGCGCGATAACTAA
- a CDS encoding polysaccharide pyruvyl transferase family protein codes for MTPLDPYHSEDIYTKDRTGYNNGNLAYQYSVFRTLWTEDVVIEADGLLSNPARAAEINEKYDAYVFPLADAFRADFRGTLRNYTKLIKKLKIPVIVTGVGLRADYEPQLEQGFIFDEDVKRFVKAVLEKSAQLGLRGQITADYLKKLGFIENVDYRVIGCPSLYTFGRTLKIRDVHLNEQSKLAINLSPTTSETAIQFLLNTTTNYPNYSFIPQHLDELYLSFAGGPDILSEKAGYPTTIEHKFYQEGRVQYFPNMPSWLEFLKNVDLSVGARLHGNVISTIVGTPNVSFVQDARMRELALYHALPHVTIDKLEQLHNLEDLLTCVDLTSAEKVQTRNFDNYIDFLNLNHLDHIYKEDRGRKVAPLDKIIASKQYPSSTLPITALSKKQVLERIRLASNLLKKRHDFKVNYEITIRQHQIKSLLKEKQALKKTIKTEKATVAKLKEKVNQLMAEK; via the coding sequence ATGACCCCACTTGACCCTTATCATTCAGAGGACATTTATACGAAGGATCGAACAGGCTATAATAATGGTAATCTAGCTTATCAATATAGCGTATTTCGAACGCTTTGGACAGAAGATGTTGTGATTGAAGCAGATGGATTATTATCGAATCCAGCGCGTGCTGCAGAAATTAATGAAAAATATGATGCTTATGTTTTTCCACTTGCAGACGCCTTTCGAGCAGATTTTCGCGGAACGTTACGCAATTACACCAAATTAATCAAAAAATTAAAGATCCCAGTTATTGTAACAGGTGTCGGCCTAAGAGCAGATTATGAACCTCAATTAGAACAAGGTTTTATTTTTGATGAAGATGTTAAGCGATTTGTCAAAGCAGTACTAGAAAAATCAGCTCAATTGGGTCTTAGAGGGCAAATTACAGCAGATTATTTGAAAAAATTAGGGTTTATAGAAAACGTTGATTATCGAGTTATTGGTTGTCCATCACTTTACACATTTGGACGAACTTTAAAGATTAGAGACGTCCATTTAAATGAGCAATCTAAATTAGCCATTAACTTATCTCCTACCACTTCTGAAACGGCTATTCAATTTCTCTTAAATACGACGACGAACTATCCAAACTATTCTTTCATTCCCCAACACCTTGATGAACTATACTTATCCTTTGCTGGAGGTCCAGATATCCTAAGCGAAAAAGCCGGTTATCCGACAACAATTGAACATAAGTTTTACCAGGAAGGGCGTGTTCAGTATTTTCCTAATATGCCTAGTTGGCTGGAATTTTTAAAAAACGTTGATCTTAGTGTTGGAGCGAGATTACATGGGAATGTTATTTCAACAATTGTTGGGACGCCAAACGTTTCATTTGTTCAAGATGCAAGAATGAGAGAACTCGCTTTATATCACGCCTTACCTCATGTAACGATAGATAAATTAGAGCAGTTACATAACCTAGAAGATTTATTAACATGCGTGGATTTAACCTCTGCCGAAAAGGTCCAAACAAGAAATTTCGACAATTATATTGATTTTTTAAATCTTAATCATCTTGACCATATTTATAAAGAAGATCGGGGTCGAAAAGTAGCCCCGCTTGATAAAATAATAGCGTCTAAGCAATATCCATCTAGTACGCTACCAATTACAGCTTTAAGTAAAAAACAAGTATTAGAACGAATACGTTTAGCTTCTAATTTATTGAAAAAAAGACATGATTTTAAAGTGAATTATGAAATAACGATTCGGCAGCATCAAATTAAGTCCTTACTTAAAGAAAAGCAAGCGCTTAAAAAAACAATAAAAACCGAAAAAGCTACTGTTGCTAAACTTAAAGAGAAAGTTAATCAGTTGATGGCTGAAAAATAA
- the folD gene encoding bifunctional methylenetetrahydrofolate dehydrogenase/methenyltetrahydrofolate cyclohydrolase FolD: MGQIIDGKKLAKEIQERVTKEVSELVRQGKKPGLAVVLVGDNQASRTYVRNKQKRTEECGMKSVLIELPENVSEEKLLKTVEELNQDESIHGILVQLPLPKHISEEKVIDTISQKKDVDGFHPANVGNLFIGKETLVPCTPAGIIELIKSTSTKIEGKRAVVIGRSNIVGKPVAQLLLQENATVTIAHSRTKDLPEVASEADILVVATGLAKFVKKNYVKQGAVVIDVGMDRDENNKLCGDVDFDDVLEKAGFITPVPGGVGPMTIAMLLMNTLKAATKK; the protein is encoded by the coding sequence ATGGGACAAATAATTGATGGTAAAAAATTAGCAAAAGAGATTCAAGAACGCGTAACAAAAGAAGTAAGTGAGCTTGTAAGGCAAGGGAAGAAGCCAGGGCTCGCTGTTGTTTTGGTTGGAGACAACCAAGCATCACGTACATATGTAAGAAATAAACAAAAACGGACAGAAGAATGTGGTATGAAATCCGTTTTAATCGAATTACCAGAAAATGTATCAGAAGAGAAGTTGCTTAAAACAGTAGAAGAACTAAATCAAGATGAAAGCATTCATGGTATTCTTGTACAATTGCCATTACCTAAGCATATCTCTGAAGAAAAAGTCATCGATACAATCAGTCAAAAAAAAGATGTAGATGGTTTTCATCCAGCGAATGTCGGCAATTTATTTATTGGGAAAGAGACACTTGTTCCTTGTACACCTGCTGGAATTATTGAATTAATCAAATCAACGAGCACCAAAATCGAAGGAAAACGTGCAGTTGTTATCGGACGTAGTAATATTGTTGGAAAACCTGTTGCTCAGCTCTTATTACAAGAAAATGCAACCGTAACAATTGCTCATAGTAGAACTAAAGATTTGCCTGAAGTGGCTAGTGAAGCTGATATTTTAGTCGTCGCAACAGGCCTAGCTAAATTTGTGAAAAAAAACTATGTAAAGCAAGGTGCGGTTGTTATTGATGTTGGTATGGACCGGGATGAAAATAATAAGTTATGTGGCGATGTCGATTTTGATGACGTTTTAGAAAAAGCAGGCTTCATTACACCGGTTCCAGGCGGAGTTGGCCCAATGACGATTGCTATGCTATTAATGAATACGCTAAAAGCAGCCACTAAAAAATAA
- a CDS encoding TlyA family RNA methyltransferase, translated as MTIKKERADILLVENGLFETREKAKRGIMAGIVYDQDTRIDKPGEKIAISAKLRVKGKTLPYVSRGGLKLEKALQVFDFAVKDKLMLDIGASTGGFTDCALQNGAKHSYALDVGYNQLAWKMRSDKRVTVMERTNFRYVTAADFKLGLADFATIDVSFISLKLILPVLRTVLLPKGDVMALIKPQFEAGKENVGKKGIVRDPFIHQEVLSEITMFALSIGYDLLGLNYSPITGGEGNIEFIAHFKWSGSFDLKGENHLAKQAIDEIVRQAHENLE; from the coding sequence ATGACGATAAAAAAAGAGCGTGCAGATATTCTTTTGGTAGAAAATGGTTTATTTGAAACAAGAGAAAAAGCAAAGCGTGGCATTATGGCTGGTATTGTTTATGACCAAGATACACGTATCGATAAGCCAGGTGAAAAAATTGCCATTTCAGCTAAATTGCGCGTTAAAGGAAAAACTTTACCTTACGTTAGTCGCGGTGGGTTAAAGCTTGAAAAAGCATTGCAAGTATTTGATTTTGCTGTGAAAGATAAATTGATGCTTGATATCGGTGCTTCAACAGGCGGTTTTACTGATTGCGCACTTCAAAACGGCGCTAAACATTCGTACGCCCTTGATGTTGGTTATAATCAACTTGCGTGGAAAATGCGAAGCGATAAGCGTGTAACGGTGATGGAACGTACGAATTTTCGCTACGTAACAGCTGCCGATTTTAAATTAGGATTAGCTGATTTTGCGACCATTGATGTTTCGTTTATCTCTTTAAAACTGATTTTGCCGGTTTTAAGAACCGTTTTACTTCCTAAAGGCGATGTGATGGCTCTAATTAAGCCACAGTTTGAAGCCGGTAAAGAAAATGTTGGTAAAAAAGGGATTGTACGTGATCCCTTTATTCACCAAGAAGTGTTAAGCGAAATTACGATGTTTGCTCTTTCAATAGGGTATGATTTGTTAGGATTAAATTATTCGCCGATTACAGGTGGAGAAGGAAATATTGAGTTTATTGCTCATTTTAAATGGAGCGGTTCATTTGATCTTAAAGGAGAAAACCATTTAGCTAAACAAGCCATTGATGAAATTGTTCGTCAGGCGCATGAAAATTTAGAGTAA
- the xseB gene encoding exodeoxyribonuclease VII small subunit: MATKKQTFEEAMKELEKIVSALESGSATLEESLDMYQEGVKLTKVCQEKLKDAEDKLAKVVDEADEEKPFEVEGE; encoded by the coding sequence ATGGCAACAAAAAAACAAACATTTGAGGAAGCTATGAAAGAGCTTGAAAAAATTGTTTCAGCGCTTGAAAGTGGAAGTGCAACGCTGGAAGAATCTTTGGATATGTATCAAGAAGGTGTTAAGTTAACTAAAGTTTGCCAAGAAAAATTAAAAGATGCTGAAGATAAACTCGCTAAGGTTGTGGATGAAGCAGACGAAGAAAAACCGTTTGAAGTGGAAGGTGAGTAG
- a CDS encoding cold-shock protein: protein MEHGTVKWFNSDKGFGFIEREGGDDVFVHFSTIQGEGFKTLEEGQAVTFDIEKGEKGPQAANVVKA, encoded by the coding sequence ATGGAACATGGTACAGTAAAATGGTTTAACTCAGACAAAGGTTTTGGATTTATCGAACGTGAAGGCGGAGACGATGTATTCGTACATTTCAGCACTATTCAAGGTGAAGGTTTCAAAACTTTAGAAGAAGGTCAAGCAGTAACTTTTGACATTGAAAAAGGTGAAAAAGGACCTCAAGCTGCTAACGTTGTTAAAGCTTAA